One region of Epilithonimonas zeae genomic DNA includes:
- a CDS encoding zinc ribbon domain-containing protein YjdM, whose protein sequence is MSDTILCPKCQSQFTYEQDNLQVCSQCFHEWDPAEVSTEGKIFDSLGKELQNGDSVIVIKDLPVKGAPKPVKAGTKVKNIRLRPDSDHNIDCKIDGFGSMALKSEFVKKV, encoded by the coding sequence ATGAGCGACACCATTCTTTGCCCGAAATGCCAATCCCAATTCACTTACGAACAGGACAATCTACAAGTCTGTTCTCAATGTTTCCACGAATGGGATCCTGCAGAAGTTTCAACGGAAGGAAAGATTTTCGATTCTCTTGGGAAAGAATTACAAAACGGAGACTCTGTAATTGTGATTAAAGATTTGCCTGTAAAAGGCGCTCCAAAACCAGTAAAAGCAGGAACAAAAGTTAAAAACATCCGTCTTCGTCCAGATTCTGACCATAATATCGATTGCAAAATTGACGGCTTCGGCTCTATGGCTTTGAAGTCTGAGTTTGTGAAGAAGGTATAA